The sequence GTAAGACTTCCATACATTGGATGATAATAAGGATATCGCTTTTTGTGTAACAACTCTTCCATCAATTGAGCATTGTAGTCCTCCAAGTCTTGTTCTAAAGCGAGATTGTCGTCCACTAGATCTTCCTCCTTTTGGAACGCAGGATTTGGAACATAAAACTCTGTGCGAATTTGACTGTCATCATTATTCTGAAGTATTATCCTGTCAGTAGGATAACAATCCATTGGCCTTTGGGATGAACTTGGTAGGTTTGGGTTCAGAGGTTTGCGTGAATAATTATTAATCTCATAGAGGTGTCTTGCCAGCTGGATCCGATAACTTTCATCTAAAGGATAAACTTCAAATGTTCCCCAAATTTGAGCTTCATTTCTAGACCAAAGTTGTCCTTGTTCCGTAAAATAAGGACGGTGAATAATCACAATAAAAACTAGATTTTTCATGTGATCTTTTGTGATCTCCCTTTGCCTTTTAGTGTCTAGAATCTATTTAAGCTTCATACGCCACCAAGTTAGAGGAGAAAACCATTCTAACAttgtccataaaaaatattcatctttATATGAATTTGTCAAGATATGGTATGTCATCAAGGGCTTTATGGCAATGAGAATAGAATATTGAACTGTATTACACCAAATAGCCCATATGGTTGGTTCACACAAATCCCATCCAATCTCACAAAAAGTTCAAATATGGCTCCAAAGGGTATCTCAgagtcaaatatttatttaggagTATATTTTAATCTCATGGtttcgtgaagaaaatggaAGTAATGAGACTTAGCATATTGAAGAATTTCTGTTGGAGTATGGATAACCAACCCTAGAGGGAAATCCCTAATGGTTTTGGTTGTCTCAGCTAAGGGTTTTACCATGAATATCAAAGGGAAGAAGTGAGTAGAAGTTATCACCTTGACGGTCTTGCTCGGTCTGGATAAAAAATCAAGAATCAAATTACTCTTCCCTTTTATGTGTTTAACGGAAAAATCATATCTGGAGAACCAATCTTTGAGCCTTAAAATTTGAGGATTTGGAGGCATCTTGTTTTTGAATTCCAAAATTTTTGGAAATGGAGAATTATCCTTGTGTACCTGAAATTGATGTCTGCTAGCAAGAATGGAATcaagaaatttgattttcatctgaGATGTGTCTGCTAGCAAGAATGGAATCAAGAAAAAATGGAATcaagaaatttgattttcatctgaGAGGACATCAGTTATTCCAAATGGAATcaagaaaatttgattttaaatcaaGAATGCGACGACACCAATTATCATAATTCTCTTTGGTAAGACGAGGGAATTGAAACATACTCAAGCCATTGCTTGCCATCTCTCAACTCACAAAGTGTTTCTctctcaacactctagaactcaAGCTCTGATGCCACTTTGttggatgaagaagaagattttatttcatttggcaCACAAAATACAAGAGTATGACCCcctatttatactaaaatagagtgaccactcacataatttgcttattcaagaatactaaatgctcacataattgcttattcaagactttgtaacttacaaccttacaactttcatcttccacaatttaaggctcataaaacttgttattattatttttctaattaatatctaacaGTATCAACTTGCCAAAGTTGAAGGCAAGATGCCAACGAGGAAtatttatttctatattataTAAGATGTTCCGCatctttaaaattttgcatcaaacagatgaaagaaaaaatagttaaaagcaaggaacaattttataattttctttctaatttaatAGTCATGCACTatcaataaagaaaagaaatttatacACGATCAACCAAGTAGAAAATTTCTTACCGTAACTtttatagttattataaaaaacagcAAAACAAGAggatttgtgattaaatatcTATATTCTATATTATAAAAGAGAAGCATAGGAAAATTACTGGTGTGACCCTTCTTAGAAAATTGGCACCTGTCCCTTTTGTTGGGTTTATTGTCATTTTGATAGGTTTTTAGTTTGTCCTGAGCTTTTACACGTGGGTGCTttatgtgttaattttttttatcaggaaGTGGTTTACGTGTTAAGCAAGTGGTTTACGTGTTAATTGTTTTGATCAGCAAGGAATTTTTGTGCCATGTGTCTGATGGCTAAGGTAGCTTTCACTCTTTGATTGGGCACGTGGTTTGGGGGTTTTGTGCAATCCCGTTGGTTGTTGTTGTGTCATTTtcgtttgtttctttttcaagtTTGAAAGCAAAACTGGATTTGAAGGTGTGAGGCTCGGCCTTGGTCATttcttttctaacttttatgtGCATGGCtgtgatttttgttttagttttccaGTTTGGTTTTGTTCTGTTGTTGGGGttgttctgtttttttgttgtgACATTTtcgtttgtttctttttcaagtTTGAAAGAAAAACTGGATTTGAAGGTGTAAGGCTCTGCCTTGGTcgtttctttttgaacttttatcTGCATGTATGTGATTTTCGTTTTTGTTTTCCAGTTTGGTTTTGTTCTGTTATTGCGGttgttctgtttttttgtttaatgtCTTTGCGTTCGGTTTGGTTTCAGTTTGTATGTGTGTTAGTCTTTTTCGctgtttttcttctttggtgCTTTGTTTACTAACTTTTATATTGTGCATGGCTGTGATTTTACAGTTTTTCTTTGGttgacaagtttcttttggggTTTGCTTTTCCTCCGTTGCTGGGTTTGACTATGAGAAGAAAAGGTAATGTTTATGTTGCGCATGTGTGTTTTAGCTTTCGTTTGGATTTTGTTGGGTTTGTTCTGATTTTGTTGTcttcttgttttcttcttcgGGTGCAACACGTCTGTGGTTTAcgtgtttgtttttttcctcCAAAAGGAACTGTTGTGCCATGTGTCTGATGGATAAGCTAGCTTGCATTGTTTGATTGGACAGgtgttttgggtgttttgcagAATGGTGTTGGCCGTTGTTGTGTCATTTTCGTTTGTTTCAGTTTTAAGTTTGAGAGCAAAACTGTTTGTTTGCTTGGTCGTttgttttctaacttttatgttGTGCATGGCTGTGATTTTCTCTTTGTTTAGCTTTGTTGTTCGGTTGGTTGTGAGAAGAAAAggtaatgtttttttgttgaatgtcTTTGTCTAATTTTTCTATAGCAAAACTGTTTGTTTGGttggtcatttgttttctaacttttatgttGTGCATGACTCCTATATTATAAAAGAGAAGCATAGGAAAATTACTGGTGTGACCCTTCTTAGAAAATTGGCACCTGTCCCTTTCGCTGGGTTTATTGTCATTTTGATGGGTTTTTGGTTTGTCCTGAGCTTCTACACGTTGGTGCTTTacgtgttaatttttttatcagcaagtgGTTTACGTGTTAATTTTTTGATCACCAAGGAATTTTTGTGTCATGTGTTTAATGGCTAAGCTAGcttccactctttgattgggcaCGTGGTTTAGGGGTTTTGTGCAATGTCGTTGGTTGTTGTTGtgtcatttttgtttgtttcccaGTTTGGTTTAGCTCTGTTGTTCGGTTGGTTGTGAGAAGAAAaggtaatatatttttgttgaatgtCTTGGTCTAATTTTTCTATTGTGCATGGCTgtgattttacattttttctttggttGAGAAGTTTGTTTTGCAGTTTAGTTTTGCTGAGGTTGATTGGGAGAAGCTAAGGTAATGTTCATGTTGTGCATTCTTTGCTTGAGAGGTTTGTTTTATAGTTTGTTTCATTTTCAAGTTTCAGAGGaaaattgtttgtttgtttggtcgtttgttttctaacttttatgttgtgcatggctgtgattttcctttttgtttcccaGTTTGGTTTAGCTCTGGTGTTTGGTTGGTTGTGAGAACAAAAGgtaatgttatttttgttgaatGTCTTTATCTAATTTTTCTATTGTGCATGGCTGTGATTTTACAGTTTTTCTTTGGTTGACAATTTTGTTTTGCAGTTTAGTTTTGCTGAGCTTGATCCGGAGAAGCTAAGGTAATGCTCATGTTGTGGATTCTTTGGTTGAGTAGTTTGTTTTACAGTTTGCCTTTGTTTGGCTGTTAGTTTTGAGTGTGACAAATGAAAATTATACTTTTGTACCCAAGTTTGGGTTTGGTTGAGAGAAGTTGAGGTTTAACTTGAGGATGGCTGTTTTTTTGTATGGTTTGTTAACTTTGGTGTTAATGGATTCTTATATGTGAATTCTGTTTAGTCACATGGGCATATGTTTTGTCCACAtgtttatttttactaatttatatGGAGTTTATTGCGGTCTTATGTGTGTTTTgtgaattttcttctttgtttttttggtgacAGGCTGTTAGCTTTGGTTTGCAGTGGTTGAGGTGGtagtttagtttttttgttgtttgactATATGCTTGGTTTTTAACTGATGTTCTATTTTTCTTGGAGTTGTTGTTCAGGGTTTGCGACTATAAAGTTATGGCACGTGTTgctgataaaattaaattgatagaTGGATCAAGGGAAACTCTTAAGCTTTCTGTAAGGATCACTGATCTTTGGTTCATTGGGATTCTCGGAAAGACTGAACAAGCCGAAATGGTGGTTGTTGATTCTGATGTATGTTTTTGGcggtttttttaaattataaattatgttattatattattggcCATTCAATGAGGTATTTATATGCTTTCTATATTGTAGGGAGATGAAATCCATGTTGTTTGCAAACAGGATCAGCTGAAGTCTCGCAAGGctgatttgaaagaaaatttgaCTTATGTGATgcataattttaaagttatcAAGAATGATGGGAAATTCAGAGTTTGTGATcatgaatataaattatattttattggagTTACTGTTGTTAGCTTATGTGATATGGAACATTTACCTTTTAGGAAATTCAGATTTGTTGATTTTTCTAGTGTCATTGCTGGTCATTTTAAAATTGGACTCTTGGTTGGTAAGATCGTTGTTTGCAATTTGTGGATCGATTTTGATTGACTTGCTTATGGCTTTTCAAGTAAGATACGTTTACCTTGTGGTTGTTTTAGATGTTATTGGCGTGATTGATGAAGTGGTATTCCGATATGTGTCATCCAAAAATACGAGGGTTGTTTTGAATTTAAAGGATTTGAGGTTAtcttttacaatttaatttgagTGTGTGTGATTGTTGTTTGTATCTGATGATGATTAACTGTTGATATACTGatatattaattgttgtttccttctgataGTGGACAGGTGCTATCCTATACACTCTGGGAAAATTACTGCTTACAGTTTTTGTCTTATTTGAATGATATTGAAGATGAAAGGCCAATCGTTATTCTCTTGACTCATGCTAGGATTAAGGAAGCGCAGGGTCAGTGTAATGTTAGATTTCTCAATTTCCATGCTTGctagattatattttttttgggtctAATCTGTAGGATCATATCTGGCATCGGTCAGTAATTCTTTCAAGGTGTCTAAACTCATGATCAATGACCTCGTGCTGGAAATTCAAGAATTTAGAGAGAGGTATTTTGGCAATGTGTTACTTATGTGATTGCAATTTCAAATTGTTAAATATGTAAGTAGTCTTCTTGGGCTTTTGCATTTGTTGTATTGTTATAGCCTTTTAGATTTAGGGATCGAGGTTAGATCAATTTTGGCGCCTATTGGACAAGGGAGTTCACAGGTTTCAGGGTCGTCTTAATTATCATCAAAGGATGTGTTTCTGTCAAAGACTGAAGTAAAAAATATCTCTCAGATTAATGCCAGTTCATAGGTGATGTTCTTATTCATTTGtagcttttctttgtagaaaatCTAATGTCAGTTTCTTCAAACAGGAATTTGTTTGTGTTACTGTCGCCAAGATTACAACTATAGTGATGGACAACTATTCATGGTGCTATCCGGCTTGTggtcaatgttataaaaaagcTGACATGCAAACTGTGCTGTTCACATGTCCGTGTGGCAAAGAGAATGATCAACCTGTACTAAGGTGATTGATTCACTATTTAATTGGTATGACATCCATTAGCTACTTTTTCTTATACTGATATCTATATTGGCAGGTATCGGGTTGAGGTGATGGTTAATCACAAGGGTGAACAAACCAAATTTTTGATCTGGGATCATGAATGTGCACAGTTAATTGGTCAGACAGCGGATGAAGTCAATAGGCTCAAAATAGAAGTATGTTATTGTATTATCAtgcaatgttttttaatttaaactgaACATTTGTTACCTTGCTATccattttcattcttctttttctgCGCAAGGATGGGGATGTTGATTTAAATGCCTCTCCTCAAGTACTAGATAGGCTATTGGGTTGTTTCCTTGCATTCAAAGTGAAGGTGCAACCAAGGTTCAGGAATTCTGTTGTTCTTAAATATTCAGATGAATCAGACTTGATCAATGTTGTGCTAGATATGATTCCCGATAGTGAGGTTGTGTTTTGTCAAATCTATTTTAGTTATTGTGAGTGTATGCATATATTCCATTTGTTTTTTAACTGTTGATTCATATATCATGTAGCCATGTTGCAAGATCGATAATTCAATACTTGAGTTGACCGATCCTATAGAGCTTGAATCTGTGAGCTAACAttgtctttctttgtttttcttggtGTATGTTGCAATGATGGCAACAAAATTTAGCTGACTCATCAATCAATATTTTATGCAGCAACCAGTGTCTATTACCGCTGATCATGATCGGTCAATGCTTGGCTCAAGTGAGCCTACAGAGCTTGAATCTGTAAGCTGGGGTTGTCGTTGTGTGTTTTTGCTGGTGTATTTTTGGATGATGTCAACAAAATTTAGCTTACtgatcaattaatattttatgcagCAATCTGTGTCTGTTATCGGGGATCATGACCCTCTTCTCAAGATTCCATTGACACCAACTAAGCGCGTATCTTCTAATGAGTTGGATAATGAgcgaaaaaaatttcaaatttcacctGCTGAAGTTTCCTCGAACAAATTAGCCAAGCATTCTCAGCTTGAATGAATTATGTTGTTGACATGTTGCCttggatgtttttttatgaTCATATGGTCAAATTGTAATATTTGCCGTGTCGTAGTTTTTGTGGTTTTTAAACTCTTTGCATGGAGGACGTTGTTGGaacattaatttttgttaaatagaTTTTGTAGTTGCAAACAGAACTGGTTTTTCCCTCTTTGATTAAATGAAACAGTAGTTTTTTGGGACTTTGCATTACTCTATTTGTTAACCCCGTGATGAAATTCCAATCTGTGGATTGTTGTTGTCAAAATCTTAATGAATGTAATCAATTCAAGTTAGctgatgaattaattttttgtcctcTGCTCAGTGGTAATCAAAGAGACATTGAATACAAGCATTGTTTCGATTCAATACAAGGATGTTGATGAATGTTAATGAGTCAAGATAATTGATAAAGACAGATTGAATACAAGGATTATTTCGATTCAATACAAGAATGCTGATAAATGTTAACAAGTCCAGATAACTCatgaattaagattttttttgaaggaattacacatgaactaaaatataagttgacatttactaattaaaaacttagTTTTTTGACTActcaaatattaatgataagTCATTAGAATCAGTAAAATAGGAAATTGCTATTGCACAACTAATTTGGAAATTTAGTATAATTAGTACTAAGTGAGGAGAGATTCAAGACAAGGATTATTTCGATTCTATTAGAGATGAGAATTGCAAATATGACACATTGATCAATCAAAGAGAGATTGGATAGCATTCGATATCAAAGTTTTCTCTACCCTGCATCTTTAGTTGTAGTTTTGTGTTGTAAtttcaatttgatgctcaattttcttttttattacaatGATAACTGTCAAAATGTCTAATCACATTTAATCTAGCAAATGCAGATTTGATATTTGCCATCTCTTGCTTTATGTCAATTAAgatttgtttattaaaatttaccCATGAATCTTTAGCTGTAATTTTGGATGCCAAAACAAATATGTTCATTAATTATGAAATCCATCATATAAAAACGTCTAATCACATTTAATCCCCCAAACTGGCATTTCATATTTGCCATCTCTTGCTTGATGTCAATTaacatttgtttattaatttacaaaatattccATCCTTTTTTGTAAATTGGGTTCTAAATTCTTGACCTCTAAAAGTGCAGATCAATGATATAGTCGATTCTATATCCAGAACTTACTCCTCTATATACAATATCTTTACATCTGAGTCTGATCATTCCTACATGACTGATTTTCGAAACTACTTTAATTCAACTTGCAtgtctaattttgtttttattacacAATTGAACATTTGGAATTACTTTGATGTATAATTTCGTCTTTGTgtatttcaaaactttgttgtGGTGAATTGATATACCAAACAACTTCATTGATATCAACTACAAACATGCAAAAGAATGCACATGCAAATGCATGTACCTCAGGTAAAGCCAGAATGTATAGGAAAGGTatcctacaaaaaaaaaagactcagcCTAACAGATCACATGAGGAAAGTATAGATTCC comes from Glycine soja cultivar W05 chromosome 20, ASM419377v2, whole genome shotgun sequence and encodes:
- the LOC114401925 gene encoding replication protein A 70 kDa DNA-binding subunit C-like, whose amino-acid sequence is MVLVVSAKGFTMNIKGKNFSLVDKFLLGFAFPPLLGLTMRRKGVLGVLQNGVGRCCVIFVCFSFKFESKTFSFAEVDWEKLSFSLVDNFVLQFSFAELDPEKLRVCDYKVMARVADKIKLIDGSRETLKLSVRITDLWFIGILGKTEQAEMVVVDSDGDEIHVVCKQDQLKSRKADLKENLTYVMHNFKVIKNDGKFRVCDHEYKLYFIGVTVVSLCDMEHLPFRKFRFVDFSSVIAGHFKIGLLVDVIGVIDEVVFRYVSSKNTRVVLNLKDLSGQVLSYTLWENYCLQFLSYLNDIEDERPIVILLTHARIKEAQGSYLASVSNSFKVSKLMINDLVLEIQEFRESLLDLGIEVRSILAPIGQGSSQEFVCVTVAKITTIVMDNYSWCYPACGQCYKKADMQTVLFTCPCGKENDQPVLRYRVEVMVNHKGEQTKFLIWDHECAQLIGQTADEVNRLKIEDGDVDLNASPQVLDRLLGCFLAFKVKVQPRFRNSVVLKYSDESDLINVVLDMIPDSEPCCKIDNSILELTDPIELESQPVSITADHDRSMLGSSEPTELESQSVSVIGDHDPLLKIPLTPTKRVSSNELDNERKKFQISPAEVSSNKLAKHSQLE